Proteins encoded in a region of the Streptomyces sp. NBC_00513 genome:
- a CDS encoding DUF937 domain-containing protein, translated as MSEPSFQDDVLNELDDDRLTEIAGLLGTDAAGARDTIATTVGAMTGDLQQKVEADDHDGDEVRQAVAEVAEPPLQGVATLGGGLLGGGLMAGVLAKVSKPVANAVSKKTGIPAPTVARVIELLIPVLLAVFAKRAADKGTGAAPAPGAAPGSAEAGSGPAPGGGLGDVLGQILGGGKK; from the coding sequence ATGAGCGAACCCTCTTTCCAGGACGACGTGCTCAATGAGCTCGACGACGACAGGCTCACCGAGATCGCGGGCCTCCTCGGCACCGACGCGGCGGGCGCGCGCGACACGATCGCGACCACGGTCGGCGCGATGACCGGTGACCTCCAGCAGAAGGTCGAGGCCGACGACCACGACGGCGACGAGGTCCGCCAGGCCGTCGCGGAAGTGGCCGAACCCCCGTTGCAGGGCGTGGCCACCCTCGGCGGCGGGCTGCTCGGCGGCGGGCTGATGGCCGGCGTCCTCGCCAAGGTGAGCAAGCCGGTGGCCAACGCGGTCTCGAAGAAGACCGGCATCCCCGCGCCCACCGTCGCCCGGGTCATCGAGCTGCTGATCCCGGTGCTGTTGGCGGTCTTCGCCAAGCGGGCGGCCGACAAGGGCACGGGAGCGGCCCCGGCCCCCGGCGCGGCGCCGGGTTCCGCGGAAGCGGGTTCCGGGCCGGCGCCGGGCGGTGGCCTCGGCGACGTGCTGGGGCAGATCCTGGGCGGCGGCAAGAAGTAG
- a CDS encoding EamA family transporter: protein MRPVHTALAVLVAAVWGFNFVVIEIGLGHFPPLLLSALRFLVAALPAVFLVGRPKVAWKWIIGVGVALGIAKFGLLFTGMAAGMPAGLSSLVLQVQAVFTAVLATVVLRERPGRVRLIGMLVALAGIGVAAADGGASGPVLGFVLVVAAAACWGVSNVLTRKAAPPDALNFMVWVCTVPVLPLLALSLLLEGPERDLAALRALDWSGAAVIGYVAWVSTVFGFGAWGYLLRRYPASSVAPFSLLVPVFGMSSAALVLGESVSGLRWPAAVLLVGGVGLTSLSPARAKPRTPAAAPLSAVGAPGAAAASPAP from the coding sequence ATGCGTCCCGTACACACCGCACTCGCCGTTCTCGTCGCCGCCGTCTGGGGCTTCAACTTCGTCGTCATCGAGATCGGACTCGGCCACTTCCCGCCCCTGTTGCTCTCCGCCCTGCGCTTCCTCGTCGCCGCGCTGCCCGCCGTGTTCCTCGTCGGCCGGCCCAAGGTCGCCTGGAAGTGGATCATCGGCGTCGGAGTGGCCCTCGGCATCGCCAAGTTCGGTCTCCTGTTCACCGGCATGGCCGCCGGGATGCCGGCCGGCCTCTCCTCCCTGGTCCTCCAGGTCCAGGCCGTCTTCACCGCCGTCCTCGCCACCGTCGTGCTGCGCGAGCGGCCCGGCCGGGTACGGCTGATCGGGATGCTCGTCGCGCTCGCCGGGATCGGCGTCGCCGCCGCCGACGGGGGCGCCTCCGGGCCGGTGCTCGGTTTCGTCCTGGTCGTCGCGGCCGCCGCCTGCTGGGGCGTGTCCAACGTGCTGACCCGCAAGGCCGCCCCGCCCGACGCGCTGAACTTCATGGTCTGGGTGTGCACCGTCCCGGTGCTGCCGCTGCTCGCGCTCTCGCTGCTGCTGGAGGGGCCCGAACGGGACCTGGCCGCGCTGCGCGCCCTGGACTGGTCCGGGGCGGCCGTCATCGGCTACGTCGCCTGGGTGTCGACGGTGTTCGGCTTCGGCGCCTGGGGCTACCTGCTGCGCCGCTACCCGGCCTCCTCGGTGGCGCCGTTCTCGCTGCTGGTGCCCGTGTTCGGAATGTCCTCGGCGGCGCTGGTCCTCGGCGAGTCCGTCTCCGGCCTGCGCTGGCCGGCCGCCGTGCTCCTCGTCGGCGGGGTCGGCCTGACCTCCCTGTCGCCCGCGCGGGCGAAGCCCCGTACGCCCGCCGCCGCGCCCCTCAGCGCGGTGGGTGCTCCCGGAGCGGCAGCCGCCAGTCCTGCCCCGTGA
- a CDS encoding ATP-dependent RecD-like DNA helicase, translating into MTTTNGAVQPAVVEGVLERITYANEESGYTVARVDTGRGSGDLLTVVGSLLGAQPGESLRMEGRWGSHPQYGRQFSVENYSTILPATIQGIRRYLGSGLIKGIGPKIADRIVEHFGLDTLDVIEEAPKRLIEVPGLGPKRTKLIGAAWEEQKAIKEVMVFLQGVGVSTSIAVRIYKKYGDASISVVRNQPYRLAADVWGIGFLTADRIAQAVGIPHDSPERVKAGLQYALSQSTDQGHCFLPEERLIADGVKLLQVDTGLVIDCLAELAADPEGVVREPVPDPQGGPPLTAVYLVPFHRAELSLVGQVRRLLHAEEDRMPGFRDVDWEKALDWLAGRTGAKLAPEQREAVQLALTRRVAVLTGGPGCGKSFTVRSIVELARAKKAKVLLAAPTGRAAKRLSELTGAEASTVHRLLELKPGGDAAYDRERPLDADLVVVDEASMLDLLLANKLVKAVAPGAHLLLVGDVDQLPSVGAGEVLRDLLAEGGPVPAVRLTRIFRQAQQSGVVTNAHRINTGVPPLTDGLPDFFLFPEEDTEEAGRLTVDVAARRIPARFGLDPRRDIQVLAPMHRGPAGAGNLNALLQQAITPARPDLPEKRFGGRVFRVGDKVTQIRNNYEKGANGVFNGTVGVVTALDLDEQKLTVRTEEDEEVGYEFSELDELAHAYAVTIHRSQGSEYPAVVIPVTTGAWMMLQRNLLYTAVTRAKKLVVLVGSRKALGQAVRTVSAGRRYTAVAPRLSGRIPVGNIT; encoded by the coding sequence ATGACTACCACCAACGGAGCGGTGCAACCGGCAGTGGTCGAGGGGGTGCTGGAGCGCATCACCTACGCCAACGAGGAGAGCGGCTACACCGTCGCCCGCGTCGACACGGGACGCGGTTCCGGCGACCTCCTCACCGTCGTCGGATCGCTCCTCGGGGCGCAGCCCGGCGAATCCCTGCGCATGGAGGGCCGCTGGGGCTCCCACCCCCAGTACGGCAGGCAGTTCAGCGTCGAGAACTACTCCACCATCCTTCCCGCGACCATCCAGGGCATCCGGCGCTACCTCGGGTCCGGTCTGATCAAGGGCATCGGGCCGAAGATCGCCGACCGGATCGTGGAGCACTTCGGCCTCGACACCCTGGACGTCATCGAGGAAGCACCCAAACGGCTGATCGAGGTCCCCGGGCTCGGCCCCAAGCGGACGAAGCTGATCGGCGCCGCCTGGGAGGAGCAGAAGGCCATCAAGGAGGTCATGGTCTTCCTCCAGGGAGTCGGCGTCTCCACCTCCATCGCGGTGCGCATCTACAAGAAGTACGGCGACGCCTCCATCTCCGTGGTGCGCAACCAGCCCTACCGGCTCGCCGCCGACGTCTGGGGCATCGGCTTCCTGACCGCCGACCGCATCGCCCAGGCCGTCGGGATCCCGCACGACAGCCCCGAACGGGTCAAGGCCGGGCTCCAGTACGCCCTGTCCCAGTCCACCGACCAGGGCCACTGCTTCCTCCCCGAGGAACGGCTGATCGCCGACGGGGTCAAACTCCTCCAGGTGGACACCGGGCTGGTCATCGACTGCCTCGCCGAACTGGCCGCCGACCCCGAGGGGGTGGTCCGCGAGCCCGTGCCCGACCCCCAGGGCGGTCCGCCCCTCACCGCGGTCTACCTGGTCCCCTTCCACCGGGCCGAACTGTCGCTGGTCGGCCAGGTCCGCCGGCTCCTGCACGCCGAGGAGGACCGGATGCCGGGCTTCCGGGACGTGGACTGGGAGAAGGCCCTGGACTGGCTGGCGGGCCGCACCGGGGCCAAGCTCGCCCCCGAACAGCGCGAGGCGGTCCAACTCGCCCTCACACGCCGGGTCGCCGTCCTCACCGGCGGCCCCGGCTGCGGGAAGTCCTTCACCGTCCGGTCGATCGTGGAACTGGCCCGCGCGAAGAAGGCCAAGGTGCTGCTGGCCGCGCCCACCGGCCGCGCCGCGAAGCGCCTCTCGGAACTCACCGGGGCCGAGGCCTCCACCGTGCACCGGCTGCTGGAGCTGAAACCCGGCGGGGACGCGGCGTACGACCGGGAGCGCCCGCTGGACGCCGATCTCGTCGTGGTGGACGAGGCCTCGATGCTGGACCTGCTGCTCGCCAACAAACTGGTCAAGGCCGTCGCCCCCGGCGCGCACCTGCTGCTGGTCGGAGACGTGGACCAGCTCCCCTCGGTCGGCGCCGGGGAAGTGCTGCGCGACCTGCTCGCCGAGGGCGGCCCGGTGCCCGCCGTCCGGCTCACCCGGATCTTCCGGCAGGCGCAGCAGTCGGGCGTCGTCACCAACGCGCACCGGATCAACACGGGCGTACCGCCCCTCACCGACGGCCTGCCGGACTTCTTCCTCTTCCCCGAGGAGGACACCGAGGAGGCGGGCCGACTCACCGTGGACGTCGCCGCACGTCGAATTCCGGCCAGATTCGGTCTCGACCCGCGCCGGGACATCCAGGTCCTCGCGCCCATGCACCGGGGCCCGGCCGGCGCCGGGAACCTCAACGCCCTGCTGCAACAGGCCATCACGCCGGCCCGCCCCGACCTGCCCGAGAAGAGGTTCGGCGGCCGGGTCTTCCGGGTGGGCGACAAGGTCACCCAGATCCGGAACAACTACGAGAAGGGCGCCAACGGTGTCTTCAACGGCACGGTGGGCGTGGTCACCGCCCTCGACCTGGACGAACAGAAACTGACGGTGCGCACCGAGGAGGACGAGGAGGTCGGCTACGAGTTCTCCGAGCTGGACGAGCTGGCCCACGCGTACGCCGTCACCATCCACCGTTCCCAGGGGAGCGAGTATCCGGCCGTCGTGATCCCCGTCACCACCGGGGCTTGGATGATGCTCCAGCGCAATCTGCTCTACACGGCGGTGACCAGGGCGAAGAAACTGGTCGTCCTGGTCGGGTCACGGAAGGCCCTCGGCCAGGCGGTGCGTACGGTTTCCGCAGGCAGGAGGTACACGGCGGTGGCACCCAGACTGTCCGGCCGGATACCGGTGGGAAACATCACCTAA